The proteins below are encoded in one region of Lactuca sativa cultivar Salinas chromosome 3, Lsat_Salinas_v11, whole genome shotgun sequence:
- the LOC111914352 gene encoding uncharacterized protein LOC111914352, giving the protein MIRSIEEEDKPAKRGKKSETQKEVRVTKPVKGQTPKKRKSNKTAPSQPKQKKMKNTNRRLILQSSSDSDFEYVPPGNKPPTPTESESKSSNKEASPRGDTPPRSPTPEVPVPSSPPATIPISLPATFLVITSQPTSTIPIPNPIFSDATKTATTGAQTNVSDTRVLYSVQSDEDDDAPLNKKHLKEVSAKLDTIIASSSSHTPNSESAIQKMLDSFVIAHEASISRATESINTSTKVSIEATEKVDKLIQDANILLESLQGSTASNASKVTNSITKLEEAFAAEKQNFVHLRQDIQKDNAGLLSSLNECLTKLQDDLAMENSLVDELARKTTQLKTKNLQLSQANNEVTQLRSERVVVKSCVSDIHAILLGVLEAHDPILTISIRRHLSDKLCPSLGMLSRIEGVYEAVLPPKQGGEGLTSSSQPPLTSQPEIQKPEHSTGSGPKGKGKGPIVDDSDEEEETIVDALK; this is encoded by the exons ATGATTCGCTCTATTGAGGAAGAAGACAAGCCTGCGAAGAGGGGAAAGAAATCAGAAACGCAAAAGGAGGTGCGAGTCACTAAACCAGTTAAGGGGCAAACTCCCAAGAAGCGAAAGTCCAACAAAACTGCTCCTTCACAGCCTAAGCAGAAGAAGATGAAAAATACAAACAGGAGACTCATTCTTCAATCCTCTAGCGATTCGGATTTTGAGTATGTTCCTCCTGGTAACAAACCTCCTACTCCAACAGAATCAGAGAGCAAAAGCTCTAACAAGGAGGCTTCGCCTCGTGGTGATACACCGCCTAGATCACCAACACCTGAGGTAccagttccttcttctccacctGCTACAATCCCCATTTCATTACCAGCAACCTTCCTAGTTATTACATCCCAACCTACATCTACTATTCCCATTCCCAATCCTATCTTCTCCGACGCAACCAAAACCGCCACCACTGGAGCtcaaaccaacgtatctgatacgagggT CCTTTATAGTGTTCAAAGTGATGAAGACGATGATGCTCCTCTTAAcaaaaagcatctcaaggaggTGAGTGCCAAACTTGATACTATCATAGCCTCTTCTTCCTCTCACACTCCTAATTCTGAATCTGCTATTCAGAAAATGCTTGACTCTTTTGTCATAGCTCATGAGGCTTCCATCTCTCGTGCCACAGAATCCATTAATACTTCCACCAAAGTGTCTATagaagcgaccgaaaaagtcgataaactaattcaaGACGCTAACATTCTTCTTGAGTCCTTACAGGGATCCACTGCCTCAAATGCTTCTAAAGTGACCAACTCAATAACCAAGCTTGAAGAAGCCTTTGCTGCTGAGAAGCAAAATTTTGTCCATCTTCGCCAGGATATTCAAAAGGACAATGCTGGTCTTCTTTCCTCTCTCAACGAGTGTCTTACCAAGCTTCAAGATGACCTCGCTATGGAAAACTCCCTGGTGGATGAACTTGCTCGCAAGACAACTCAACTCAAgaccaaaaatcttcaactttctcAGGCGAACAACGAGGTCACTCAGCTTCGCTCTGAAAGAGTTGTTGTCAAGAGCTGTGTCTCCGACATTCACGCAATTCTCTTAGGCGTTTTGGAGGCTCATGACCCTATTCTGACTATTTCTATTCGACGCCATCTTTCTGACAAATTATGTCCTTCCCTTGGGATGTTGAGTCGCATTGAAGGTGTTTACGAGGCGGTGCtacctccgaaacaagggggagaaggactCACATCGTCATCTCAACCTCCTCTCACTTCCCAGCCAGAAATACAGAAGCCTGAGCATTCTACAGGTTCGGGTCCTAAGGGTAAAGGCAAAGGTCCAATAGTGGATGACAGCGATGAGGAAGAGGAAACAATTGTTGATGCCTTGAAGTGA